The following are encoded together in the Eptesicus fuscus isolate TK198812 chromosome 16, DD_ASM_mEF_20220401, whole genome shotgun sequence genome:
- the RTKN gene encoding rhotekin isoform X1: MFSRNHRSRVTVARGSALEMEFKRGRFRLSLFSDPPEDTELQRKLDHEIRMREGACKLLAACSQREQTLEATKSLLVCNSRILSYMGELQRRKEAQVLGKTGPRPSDGGLLAERSPCRGRVCISDLRIPLMWKDTEYFKNKGDLHRWAVFLLLQLGEDIQDTEMILVDRTLTDISFQNHLLFTEAGPDFKLRLELYGACMEEEGALAGAPKRLATKLSSSLGRSSGRRVRASLESAGGSGSSPVLLPTPAVGGPRYHLLAHTTLTLAAVQDGFRTHDLTLASHEEHPAWLPLYGSVCCRLVAQPLCMTQPTASGSLRVQQAGERPDWARVHGILKGTNLFCYRQPEDADTGKEPLFTIAINKDTRVQAGELDQTTGRPFTLSISNQYGEDKVTHILQAESRGALQSWMEALWQLFFDMSQWKQCCDEIMKIETPAPRKPPQALAKQRSLYHEMAIEPLDDIAAVTDILAQREGVRLETAPPWLAMFTDQPALPRPCSPASVAPARTHPLPWGRPRTFSLDAVPPDHSSEAPRLVAPLPPHRSPRSRGLCRKGSPRTWLQSPV; the protein is encoded by the exons GACACAGAGTTGCAGAGAAAGCTGGACCACGAGATCCGGATGAGGGAAGGGGCCTGCaagctgctggcagcctgctcccagcGTGAGCAGACTCTGGAGGCCACCAAGAGCCTGCTGGTGTGCAACAGCCGCATCCTCAGCTACATGGGCGAGCTGCAGCGGCGCAAGGAGGCGCAGGTGCTGGGGAAGACCGGCCCGCG GCCTTCTGACGGCGGGCTGCTGGCTGAGCGCTCCCCCTGCCGAGGCCGCGTCTGCATCTCCG ACCTCCGGATTCCACTCATGTGGAAGGACACAGAATATTTCAAGAACAAAGGCG ATCTGCACCGCTGGGCTGTGTTCCTGCTGTTGCAGCTGGGGGAGGACATTCAGGACACAGAGATGATCCTGGTGGACAGGACCCTCACGGACATCTCCTTTCAGAACCATCTGCTCTT CACCGAGGCAGGGCCAGACTTCAAGCTGCGGCTGGAGCTGTATGGGGCCTGCATGGAAGAGgagggggccctggctggggcccccAAGAGGCTTGCCACCAAGCTCAGCAGCTCCCTGGGTCGCTCCTCTGGGAGGCGTGTCAGGGCATCGCTGGAGAGTGCTGGGGGTTCGGGGAGTAGTCCAgtcctgctccccaccccggcTGTGGG GGGTCCTCGTTACCACCTCTTGGCTCACACCACGCTCACCCTGGCAGCAGTGCAAGATGGGTTCCGCACACATGACCTCACTCTCGCCAGCCATG AGGAGcaccctgcctggctgccccTTTATGGCAGTGTGTGTTGCCGCCTGGTGGCTCAGCCTCTCTGCATGACTCAGCCTACTGCAAGTGGCTCCctcagggtgcag CAAGCTGGGGAGCGGCCGGACTGGGCACGAGTGCACGGAATCCTGAAAGGCACAAACCTCTTCTGTTACCGGCAACCTGAGGATGCAGATACTGGGAAAGAGCCGCTGTTTACTATTGCGATCAACAAG GATACTCGAGTCCAGGCAGGGGAGCTGGACCAGACCACAGGCCGGCCCTTCACTCTGAGCATCAGTAACCAATATGGGGAGGACAAGGTGACACACATCCTTCAGGCAGAGAGTCGGGGAGCCCTGCAGAGCTGGATGGAGGCTCTGTGGCAGCTTTTCTTCGACATGA GCCAGTGGAAGCAGTGCTGTGATGAAATCATGAAAATTGAAACCCCGGCTCCCCGGAAACCACCCCAAGCACTGGCCAAGCAGAGGTCCTTGTACCATGAGATGG CTATTGAGCCTCTGGATGACATCGCAGCAGTGACAGACATCCTGGCCCAGCGGGAGGGCGTGAGGCTGGAGACGGCCCCACCCTGGCTAGCCATGTTTACAGACCAGCCTGCCCTGCCTCGCCCCTGCTCGCCTGCCTCAGTGGCCCCAGCTCggacccaccccctgccctgggggcGCCCCAGAACATTCTCCCTGGACGCTGTGCCCCCAGACCACTCCTCTGAGGCTCCCCGCTTGgttgcccctctccccccgcaccGATCCCCACGTTCTAGAGGCCTCTGCCGCAAAGGCTCGCCCCGCACTTGGCTCCAGTCTCCGGTGTGA
- the RTKN gene encoding rhotekin isoform X3, with product MREGACKLLAACSQREQTLEATKSLLVCNSRILSYMGELQRRKEAQVLGKTGPRPSDGGLLAERSPCRGRVCISDLRIPLMWKDTEYFKNKGDLHRWAVFLLLQLGEDIQDTEMILVDRTLTDISFQNHLLFTEAGPDFKLRLELYGACMEEEGALAGAPKRLATKLSSSLGRSSGRRVRASLESAGGSGSSPVLLPTPAVGGPRYHLLAHTTLTLAAVQDGFRTHDLTLASHEEHPAWLPLYGSVCCRLVAQPLCMTQPTASGSLRVQQAGERPDWARVHGILKGTNLFCYRQPEDADTGKEPLFTIAINKDTRVQAGELDQTTGRPFTLSISNQYGEDKVTHILQAESRGALQSWMEALWQLFFDMSQWKQCCDEIMKIETPAPRKPPQALAKQRSLYHEMAIEPLDDIAAVTDILAQREGVRLETAPPWLAMFTDQPALPRPCSPASVAPARTHPLPWGRPRTFSLDAVPPDHSSEAPRLVAPLPPHRSPRSRGLCRKGSPRTWLQSPV from the exons ATGAGGGAAGGGGCCTGCaagctgctggcagcctgctcccagcGTGAGCAGACTCTGGAGGCCACCAAGAGCCTGCTGGTGTGCAACAGCCGCATCCTCAGCTACATGGGCGAGCTGCAGCGGCGCAAGGAGGCGCAGGTGCTGGGGAAGACCGGCCCGCG GCCTTCTGACGGCGGGCTGCTGGCTGAGCGCTCCCCCTGCCGAGGCCGCGTCTGCATCTCCG ACCTCCGGATTCCACTCATGTGGAAGGACACAGAATATTTCAAGAACAAAGGCG ATCTGCACCGCTGGGCTGTGTTCCTGCTGTTGCAGCTGGGGGAGGACATTCAGGACACAGAGATGATCCTGGTGGACAGGACCCTCACGGACATCTCCTTTCAGAACCATCTGCTCTT CACCGAGGCAGGGCCAGACTTCAAGCTGCGGCTGGAGCTGTATGGGGCCTGCATGGAAGAGgagggggccctggctggggcccccAAGAGGCTTGCCACCAAGCTCAGCAGCTCCCTGGGTCGCTCCTCTGGGAGGCGTGTCAGGGCATCGCTGGAGAGTGCTGGGGGTTCGGGGAGTAGTCCAgtcctgctccccaccccggcTGTGGG GGGTCCTCGTTACCACCTCTTGGCTCACACCACGCTCACCCTGGCAGCAGTGCAAGATGGGTTCCGCACACATGACCTCACTCTCGCCAGCCATG AGGAGcaccctgcctggctgccccTTTATGGCAGTGTGTGTTGCCGCCTGGTGGCTCAGCCTCTCTGCATGACTCAGCCTACTGCAAGTGGCTCCctcagggtgcag CAAGCTGGGGAGCGGCCGGACTGGGCACGAGTGCACGGAATCCTGAAAGGCACAAACCTCTTCTGTTACCGGCAACCTGAGGATGCAGATACTGGGAAAGAGCCGCTGTTTACTATTGCGATCAACAAG GATACTCGAGTCCAGGCAGGGGAGCTGGACCAGACCACAGGCCGGCCCTTCACTCTGAGCATCAGTAACCAATATGGGGAGGACAAGGTGACACACATCCTTCAGGCAGAGAGTCGGGGAGCCCTGCAGAGCTGGATGGAGGCTCTGTGGCAGCTTTTCTTCGACATGA GCCAGTGGAAGCAGTGCTGTGATGAAATCATGAAAATTGAAACCCCGGCTCCCCGGAAACCACCCCAAGCACTGGCCAAGCAGAGGTCCTTGTACCATGAGATGG CTATTGAGCCTCTGGATGACATCGCAGCAGTGACAGACATCCTGGCCCAGCGGGAGGGCGTGAGGCTGGAGACGGCCCCACCCTGGCTAGCCATGTTTACAGACCAGCCTGCCCTGCCTCGCCCCTGCTCGCCTGCCTCAGTGGCCCCAGCTCggacccaccccctgccctgggggcGCCCCAGAACATTCTCCCTGGACGCTGTGCCCCCAGACCACTCCTCTGAGGCTCCCCGCTTGgttgcccctctccccccgcaccGATCCCCACGTTCTAGAGGCCTCTGCCGCAAAGGCTCGCCCCGCACTTGGCTCCAGTCTCCGGTGTGA
- the WDR54 gene encoding WD repeat-containing protein 54 isoform X1, translated as MVAADSEGPSDPGVRMFRRERSIPLRGSAAALCNNLSVLHLPVCNLTHFGVVHGPSAQLLSVAPEGVPLAQRQLHAKEGAGVSSPLITQVHWCALPFRVLLVLTSHRGIQMYESDGSVMVYWHALDSRDASPVQAVFARGIASCGHFICVGMWSGRVLVFDIPVKGPNIVLSEELAGHPTSVTDIASEPAQEPDCMADVVTADDSGLLCVWRSGPEFKLLTRIPGFGVPCTSVQLWKGIVAAGYGNGQVRLYETSTGALHVQINAHARAICALDLAPDVGKLLSAAEDTFVHIWKLSKSTESGCTEVEHCHGECVPDTQLCGAQFCDPSGSSFAVTGYDLTEILRFSSE; from the exons ATGGTGGCGGCGGATTCGGAGGGACCTAGCGATCCTGGAGTCAG GATGTTCCGCCGGGAGCGTTCCATCCCCCTTCGAGGCTCGGCTGCCGCCCTGTGCAACAACCTCAGTGTGCTGCACCTGCCGGTCTGCAACCTCACACATTTTGGGGTAGTCCATGGACCCAGCGCCCAGCTTCTCAGCGTTGCTCCTGAGGGTGTGCCCTTGGCCCAGCGCCAGCTCCACGCTAAGGAGGGAGCTGGAGTGAGCTCCCCACTCATCACCCAG gtccACTGGTGTGCCCTCCCCTTTCGGGTATTGCTGGTGCTCACCTCACATCGAGGAATACAG ATGTATGAGTCTGACGGCTCCGTCATGGTCTATTGGCACGCGCTGGACTCCCGAGATGCCTCTCCAG TACAGGCTGTGTTTGCCCGAGGAATTGCTTCCTGCGGCCATTTCATCTGTGTAG GAATGTGGTCAGGCCGGGTACTGGTATTTGACATACCAGTCAAAGGTCCCAACATTGTACTGAGTGAAGAGCTGGCGGGGCATCCGACGTCAGTCACAGACATTGCCAGCGAGCCTGCCCAGGAGCCG GACTGCATGGCTGACGTCGTGACAGCAGATGACTCCGGCTTGCTTTGTGTCTGGCGGTCAGGTCCTGAATTCAAATTACTGACGCGAATTCCCGGATTTGG GGTCCCATGTACTTCCGTGCAGCTGTGGAAGGGGATCGTAGCAGCGGGCTATGGGAACGGGCAAGTGCGTCTGTACGAGACCAGCACAGGAGCGCTACACGTCCAGATCAACGCCCACGCCCGGGCCATCTGTGCCCTGGACCTGGCTCCGGATGTGGGCAAG CTCCTTTCTGCAGCCGAGGACACCTTTGTACACATCTGGAAGCTGAGCAAAAGCACAGAGAGTGGCTGCACCGAG gtgGAACACTGTCATGGGGAGTGTGTGCCCGACACTCAGCTGTGTGGTGCCCAGTTCTGTGACCCCTCCGGCAGCTCCTTTGCTGTGACTGGCTACGACCTCACTGAAATCCTGAGATTCAGCAGTGAGTGA
- the WDR54 gene encoding WD repeat-containing protein 54 isoform X2: protein MVAADSEGPSDPGVRMFRRERSIPLRGSAAALCNNLSVLHLPVCNLTHFGVVHGPSAQLLSVAPEGVPLAQRQLHAKEGAGVSSPLITQMYESDGSVMVYWHALDSRDASPVQAVFARGIASCGHFICVGMWSGRVLVFDIPVKGPNIVLSEELAGHPTSVTDIASEPAQEPDCMADVVTADDSGLLCVWRSGPEFKLLTRIPGFGVPCTSVQLWKGIVAAGYGNGQVRLYETSTGALHVQINAHARAICALDLAPDVGKLLSAAEDTFVHIWKLSKSTESGCTEVEHCHGECVPDTQLCGAQFCDPSGSSFAVTGYDLTEILRFSSE from the exons ATGGTGGCGGCGGATTCGGAGGGACCTAGCGATCCTGGAGTCAG GATGTTCCGCCGGGAGCGTTCCATCCCCCTTCGAGGCTCGGCTGCCGCCCTGTGCAACAACCTCAGTGTGCTGCACCTGCCGGTCTGCAACCTCACACATTTTGGGGTAGTCCATGGACCCAGCGCCCAGCTTCTCAGCGTTGCTCCTGAGGGTGTGCCCTTGGCCCAGCGCCAGCTCCACGCTAAGGAGGGAGCTGGAGTGAGCTCCCCACTCATCACCCAG ATGTATGAGTCTGACGGCTCCGTCATGGTCTATTGGCACGCGCTGGACTCCCGAGATGCCTCTCCAG TACAGGCTGTGTTTGCCCGAGGAATTGCTTCCTGCGGCCATTTCATCTGTGTAG GAATGTGGTCAGGCCGGGTACTGGTATTTGACATACCAGTCAAAGGTCCCAACATTGTACTGAGTGAAGAGCTGGCGGGGCATCCGACGTCAGTCACAGACATTGCCAGCGAGCCTGCCCAGGAGCCG GACTGCATGGCTGACGTCGTGACAGCAGATGACTCCGGCTTGCTTTGTGTCTGGCGGTCAGGTCCTGAATTCAAATTACTGACGCGAATTCCCGGATTTGG GGTCCCATGTACTTCCGTGCAGCTGTGGAAGGGGATCGTAGCAGCGGGCTATGGGAACGGGCAAGTGCGTCTGTACGAGACCAGCACAGGAGCGCTACACGTCCAGATCAACGCCCACGCCCGGGCCATCTGTGCCCTGGACCTGGCTCCGGATGTGGGCAAG CTCCTTTCTGCAGCCGAGGACACCTTTGTACACATCTGGAAGCTGAGCAAAAGCACAGAGAGTGGCTGCACCGAG gtgGAACACTGTCATGGGGAGTGTGTGCCCGACACTCAGCTGTGTGGTGCCCAGTTCTGTGACCCCTCCGGCAGCTCCTTTGCTGTGACTGGCTACGACCTCACTGAAATCCTGAGATTCAGCAGTGAGTGA
- the RTKN gene encoding rhotekin isoform X2, producing the protein MQDRLHILEDLNMLYIRQMALSLEDTELQRKLDHEIRMREGACKLLAACSQREQTLEATKSLLVCNSRILSYMGELQRRKEAQVLGKTGPRPSDGGLLAERSPCRGRVCISDLRIPLMWKDTEYFKNKGDLHRWAVFLLLQLGEDIQDTEMILVDRTLTDISFQNHLLFTEAGPDFKLRLELYGACMEEEGALAGAPKRLATKLSSSLGRSSGRRVRASLESAGGSGSSPVLLPTPAVGGPRYHLLAHTTLTLAAVQDGFRTHDLTLASHEEHPAWLPLYGSVCCRLVAQPLCMTQPTASGSLRVQQAGERPDWARVHGILKGTNLFCYRQPEDADTGKEPLFTIAINKDTRVQAGELDQTTGRPFTLSISNQYGEDKVTHILQAESRGALQSWMEALWQLFFDMSQWKQCCDEIMKIETPAPRKPPQALAKQRSLYHEMAIEPLDDIAAVTDILAQREGVRLETAPPWLAMFTDQPALPRPCSPASVAPARTHPLPWGRPRTFSLDAVPPDHSSEAPRLVAPLPPHRSPRSRGLCRKGSPRTWLQSPV; encoded by the exons ATGCAGGACAGATTGCACATCCTGGAGGACCTGAATATGCTCTACATTCGGCAGATGGCGCTCAGCCTGGAG GACACAGAGTTGCAGAGAAAGCTGGACCACGAGATCCGGATGAGGGAAGGGGCCTGCaagctgctggcagcctgctcccagcGTGAGCAGACTCTGGAGGCCACCAAGAGCCTGCTGGTGTGCAACAGCCGCATCCTCAGCTACATGGGCGAGCTGCAGCGGCGCAAGGAGGCGCAGGTGCTGGGGAAGACCGGCCCGCG GCCTTCTGACGGCGGGCTGCTGGCTGAGCGCTCCCCCTGCCGAGGCCGCGTCTGCATCTCCG ACCTCCGGATTCCACTCATGTGGAAGGACACAGAATATTTCAAGAACAAAGGCG ATCTGCACCGCTGGGCTGTGTTCCTGCTGTTGCAGCTGGGGGAGGACATTCAGGACACAGAGATGATCCTGGTGGACAGGACCCTCACGGACATCTCCTTTCAGAACCATCTGCTCTT CACCGAGGCAGGGCCAGACTTCAAGCTGCGGCTGGAGCTGTATGGGGCCTGCATGGAAGAGgagggggccctggctggggcccccAAGAGGCTTGCCACCAAGCTCAGCAGCTCCCTGGGTCGCTCCTCTGGGAGGCGTGTCAGGGCATCGCTGGAGAGTGCTGGGGGTTCGGGGAGTAGTCCAgtcctgctccccaccccggcTGTGGG GGGTCCTCGTTACCACCTCTTGGCTCACACCACGCTCACCCTGGCAGCAGTGCAAGATGGGTTCCGCACACATGACCTCACTCTCGCCAGCCATG AGGAGcaccctgcctggctgccccTTTATGGCAGTGTGTGTTGCCGCCTGGTGGCTCAGCCTCTCTGCATGACTCAGCCTACTGCAAGTGGCTCCctcagggtgcag CAAGCTGGGGAGCGGCCGGACTGGGCACGAGTGCACGGAATCCTGAAAGGCACAAACCTCTTCTGTTACCGGCAACCTGAGGATGCAGATACTGGGAAAGAGCCGCTGTTTACTATTGCGATCAACAAG GATACTCGAGTCCAGGCAGGGGAGCTGGACCAGACCACAGGCCGGCCCTTCACTCTGAGCATCAGTAACCAATATGGGGAGGACAAGGTGACACACATCCTTCAGGCAGAGAGTCGGGGAGCCCTGCAGAGCTGGATGGAGGCTCTGTGGCAGCTTTTCTTCGACATGA GCCAGTGGAAGCAGTGCTGTGATGAAATCATGAAAATTGAAACCCCGGCTCCCCGGAAACCACCCCAAGCACTGGCCAAGCAGAGGTCCTTGTACCATGAGATGG CTATTGAGCCTCTGGATGACATCGCAGCAGTGACAGACATCCTGGCCCAGCGGGAGGGCGTGAGGCTGGAGACGGCCCCACCCTGGCTAGCCATGTTTACAGACCAGCCTGCCCTGCCTCGCCCCTGCTCGCCTGCCTCAGTGGCCCCAGCTCggacccaccccctgccctgggggcGCCCCAGAACATTCTCCCTGGACGCTGTGCCCCCAGACCACTCCTCTGAGGCTCCCCGCTTGgttgcccctctccccccgcaccGATCCCCACGTTCTAGAGGCCTCTGCCGCAAAGGCTCGCCCCGCACTTGGCTCCAGTCTCCGGTGTGA
- the RTKN gene encoding rhotekin isoform X4 translates to MFSRNHRSRVTVARGSALEMEFKRGRFRLSLFSDPPEDTELQRKLDHEIRMREGACKLLAACSQREQTLEATKSLLVCNSRILSYMGELQRRKEAQVLGKTGPRPSDGGLLAERSPCRGRVCISDLRIPLMWKDTEYFKNKGDLHRWAVFLLLQLGEDIQDTEMILVDRTLTDISFQNHLLFTEAGPDFKLRLELYGACMEEEGALAGAPKRLATKLSSSLGRSSGRRVRASLESAGGSGSSPVLLPTPAVGGPRYHLLAHTTLTLAAVQDGFRTHDLTLASHEEHPAWLPLYGSVCCRLVAQPLCMTQPTASGSLRVQQAGERPDWARVHGILKGTNLFCYRQPEDADTGKEPLFTIAINKDTRVQAGELDQTTGRPFTLSISNQYGEDKVTHILQAESRGALQSWMEALWQLFFDMSQWKQCCDEIMKIETPAPRKPPQALAKQRSLYHEMVLSEPGAPGGPGEGLLLQDNAISAEIRALLSSYYSDR, encoded by the exons GACACAGAGTTGCAGAGAAAGCTGGACCACGAGATCCGGATGAGGGAAGGGGCCTGCaagctgctggcagcctgctcccagcGTGAGCAGACTCTGGAGGCCACCAAGAGCCTGCTGGTGTGCAACAGCCGCATCCTCAGCTACATGGGCGAGCTGCAGCGGCGCAAGGAGGCGCAGGTGCTGGGGAAGACCGGCCCGCG GCCTTCTGACGGCGGGCTGCTGGCTGAGCGCTCCCCCTGCCGAGGCCGCGTCTGCATCTCCG ACCTCCGGATTCCACTCATGTGGAAGGACACAGAATATTTCAAGAACAAAGGCG ATCTGCACCGCTGGGCTGTGTTCCTGCTGTTGCAGCTGGGGGAGGACATTCAGGACACAGAGATGATCCTGGTGGACAGGACCCTCACGGACATCTCCTTTCAGAACCATCTGCTCTT CACCGAGGCAGGGCCAGACTTCAAGCTGCGGCTGGAGCTGTATGGGGCCTGCATGGAAGAGgagggggccctggctggggcccccAAGAGGCTTGCCACCAAGCTCAGCAGCTCCCTGGGTCGCTCCTCTGGGAGGCGTGTCAGGGCATCGCTGGAGAGTGCTGGGGGTTCGGGGAGTAGTCCAgtcctgctccccaccccggcTGTGGG GGGTCCTCGTTACCACCTCTTGGCTCACACCACGCTCACCCTGGCAGCAGTGCAAGATGGGTTCCGCACACATGACCTCACTCTCGCCAGCCATG AGGAGcaccctgcctggctgccccTTTATGGCAGTGTGTGTTGCCGCCTGGTGGCTCAGCCTCTCTGCATGACTCAGCCTACTGCAAGTGGCTCCctcagggtgcag CAAGCTGGGGAGCGGCCGGACTGGGCACGAGTGCACGGAATCCTGAAAGGCACAAACCTCTTCTGTTACCGGCAACCTGAGGATGCAGATACTGGGAAAGAGCCGCTGTTTACTATTGCGATCAACAAG GATACTCGAGTCCAGGCAGGGGAGCTGGACCAGACCACAGGCCGGCCCTTCACTCTGAGCATCAGTAACCAATATGGGGAGGACAAGGTGACACACATCCTTCAGGCAGAGAGTCGGGGAGCCCTGCAGAGCTGGATGGAGGCTCTGTGGCAGCTTTTCTTCGACATGA GCCAGTGGAAGCAGTGCTGTGATGAAATCATGAAAATTGAAACCCCGGCTCCCCGGAAACCACCCCAAGCACTGGCCAAGCAGAGGTCCTTGTACCATGAGATGG TCTTATCAGAGCCTGGAGCTCCAgggggcccaggtgaggggctgCTCCTGCAGGATAATGCAATCTCGGCTGAGATCCGGGCCTTGCTTTCCTCCTATTACAGTGACAGGTGA